A window of bacterium genomic DNA:
ATCGTTTGAAATCATCTTCAGAGGGATTTACCAAAAAGCCCTCGCGAACAAGATATCCCGCACGCTCGTCCTGGCAGCGGTCAAGGAGGGCAAGAAGGGCATCTCGTTCGGCCGCTACAGCGACTCGCCCGAGCGCAACGGCATCCCGGCCAAGCTTTTCGGCTATATCGCCGACTCGCACGAGGAACTCGAAGCGGTGGCCGCGCAGTACGAACCCAAGCAGGTGGACGTATCCATCGCCCTGGACGACACCCTGACAAAGGGTGTGGAATCCTGGGCCTGGTATGGCTTGCAGCCCCTCAACGCCATCACCCAGCCGGGCGGAACGCTGATTATCACCTCGATGCAAGCGCACGATGATCTGGTCAAGCACATGCACGTCAAGGACGCGCCCTACCACCTGGCCATCATCAAGAGCGAGCCGAGCTTCGCCGGCCTTTGGGTCTACAAGGACGATGGAACGGATGCCCGCTGCCTGGGCGCCGCGCTCAAGGCCTGCCCGCAGATCTGCTCGATGGCGAGTCTGGCGGAAGCCATCCGGGAGAACCTCGGCGGCGACGCCCATGTGGAAGCGGCCCGGGCCAGTTTCGAGGATACGCGCTCCGATGAGGTCAAGCCCGGAGAGGGGAACACGGAAACGCCCTTCACATTTGAACTTCTCACCTGGAAGCAGATGCGCCAGGGCGTTGTCATCGACGGCGTCGGCGGCCACAACAAGTACGGCGATTCGGACGGCGGCTACGTTCCGGGCCGGAACGAAAAGTTCAAGAAATGGTCCACCCGGTCGATGCGCCCGGTGATCCAGTTCGACAAATGCACGAAGTGCACCCTCTGCTGGATTGCCTGCCCGGATACGTGCTTCGATGTGACGCCGGACGGCTACTACGACGCCAACATGGATGCCTGCTGCGGCTGCGGCGTCTGCGAAGCGATCTGCCCTGTGAAGGACTGCATCACCATGACGAATGAGATCGTTTTCGAGGATCGGGACAGCCAGTACGAGATGTGGAACAAAAACAAGGGAAGCTACCAGAAATACGTGGACGAAAAGCTGGCCGTGGGCAAAGTCGAGAACCGTCACCCGATCACCGGCTTGGCGGGAGCTTTCTCGGGCGCGGGGCTCGATGGCGGGCACACAAAAGAAACGAGCCAGTCCTGGTCCATAAAAGATCATTAGGAGGAACCGTTAGATGGCGACAGCAACCGATAAGGGTGAGGGCATCCAGCTACTCACCGGCAGCGAGGTGATGGCGCACATCTGCCGCATGGCCGATGTGGATGTCATCACGGCGTATCCGATCCGGCCTTACGATACGGTCATGCAGTATGTCGCGCGGATGATCGCAGACGGTGAGATGGATGCGGAGTACATTCCGGCCGAGAGCGAACACGGGCAATTCGAGATCGTCAAGCACGCCTCGGCCTGCGGGGCGCGTACCTTCACCGGATCGAGTGGTGTGGGCTGGCTCTATGCGATGGAGCCTCTCGCCGTGACCGCCGGCCTTCGCCTCCCCGTCGTGGCCCTGGTGGGCTGCCGGGCGCTGGACGATCCGGGCGCTTTCGGCACCGAGCACAACGACGCGCTGCTCGTGCGCGATCTGGGCTGGCTCATCAACTTCCCCGACACCGCGCAGGAGGCTGTCGAGCTCGGTCTCATGGCCTTCCGCGTGGGCGAGGACCCGAGGGTGTTCCTGCCCGTCGCGATTGCGATGGACGGGGCCTTCCTCACGCACAGCCAGGCGACGGTCCGCGTGCCGGGCGAGGCGGGGGTGAAGGAGTTTCTCCCGCCCTATGACCGGGGAGACCTCCTGCTTCACCCGGACAATCCCATCACCATCGCGCCGCAGGCGAACGAAGACTGGCTGATGGAGGTGCGGCGCCAGAGCAGCGAGGCTGCCAAGAACGCCTACATTGTGCTGAAAGAAGTCTACAAGGATTACAACCGCATCTTCGGCGAGAACGTAAACCCCTTCCTCGATGAGTACATGACCGAGGATGCCGATGTCGTTCTCTGCGGAATGGGAACCCTCAGCCTTCCGGTGAAGGTGGCCATCCGCGAGATGCGCAAGGACGGGAAAAAGGTCGGCTTCGTCCGGCTCAAGTGGTTCCGCCCGTTCCCGACCGAGGAGCTTCGCGCCTCGCTCTCGCGCTTCAAGGCGGTGGGCGTTATCGATCGCGACTACTCGTACGGCTCGCCTTTCCACGGCGGCATTCTGTTCAACGAGATCAAGGCGGCGCTTTACGGCCTCGACAAGCAGCCGCACGTGAAGGGTTTTATCTGCGGCCTCGGCGGGCGCGAAGTGCTGCTCGATGATGTCAAATACATTACCGACCAGGTGTACGGACTCGTGGAGAAGGGACAAACCTCCAACGATGTCACCTGGATTGGCGTGAGGGAGTAAAACCATGAGTACTATCGAAGAATACGACGCGGGGACCCAGGAGCTTCCCTTGATGGGGAAGGTGAACCAGATCCCCAAAAAGGCGGTTGAGGAGTACTACACGAGCGGCCACCGCACCTGTCAGGGCTGCGAGAGCGCGCTCATCATGCGGCTCATGGCCAAGGCGGCCGGCCCGCGGACCATCATCCTCGGCTCGACGGGCTGCATGTACGTGGCCAACACCACCTACTACAGCACCCCATGGGTGGTGCCATGGATGCACACCCAGCTGGGCTCGTCGGGTTCGGCGGCCACGGGCACCGCGGCGGCCCTCCGCGCCCTCATGCGCAAGGGCAAGATGAAGGAAGAGCCGATCAACGTCATCTCCTTCTGCGGCGACGGCGGCGGCATCGACATGGGCCTCTCGTCCATCTCGGCGGCGCTGCAGCACACCCAGTACAACCACCTGATCATCTGCTACGACAACGAGTCGTATGCGAACACGGACATTCAGATCTCGGGCGCTTCGCCCTACGGCGCGAACACCACGTTCACTCCGCCGGGCAAGAAATACCGCATCATGAACAACCGCTGGAAGAAGAACATGGCCGCCCTCATCGCCGTCGGGCACACCAAGTGCCGCTACGTGGCGACCGGGGATGCATCCTACCCGGCGGATCTCATCGACAAGGTCCGCAAGGGCCTTGCGATTCCGGGGCCGGCCTTCATCCACACGCTCGATCCTTGCCCGAAGGGGTGGGATTACGATCCCTTCTTCTCGCACAAGCTGGGTGAGCTCGCGGTCGAGACCGGCCTCTTCCCGCTCTGGGAAATGCAGGACGGGGAGCTGACCTACAACGGGCAGACCGCTCGCCAAGTCTACGGCGGCCGCAAGCGCAAGCCTGTGCGAGAGTATCTGGAGACGCAGGGCCGCTTCCACCACTTCATTGACGAGGACTACCAGCTCTTCCAGGATGAGGTGGACCGGCAGTTCAACGACTGGATGGTACCGGGCGTCATCCCCTTCAAGGTGGTGGACCCGACCAAGAAGAAGTAAGGCGATAAACGGCACTGCGCGCGACACGGGGCGGGGCCCTTCGGGGTCCCGCCCTTCTTTTGAGGAGATGCGCTCTTGGGTGTGGAGGAAAAAACAGGGCCGGATGGCGTCCCGATGGTGCACGTTCCCGAAGGGCCTTTTCAGATGGGCTCTGAGATCGGCAACCACGACGAGCAGCCCCAACGCGAGGTGGTGCTCTCGGGATTCTGGATCGACAAGTATTGCGTCGCGAACGCGCAGTACCGGAAATTTCTCGAGGAAAACTCCGGCATCTCTGCGCCGCCCTCTTTTTCACAGGACGATTTCGCCGCGCCCCAGCAGCCGGTCGTCAGCGTGAGCTGGGAGGAGGCGAGCGCCTACGCCGCATGGGCGGGCAAGCGCCTTCCCACCGAGGCCGAGTGGGAAAAAGCCGCCCGGGGCACGGACGGCCGGCGCTATCCCTGGGGAGACGATGCGCCGACCTACTCGCTCGCGCACTATGCAGGCGGCGAGCCCGCGTTTCCCCTCGATGTGGACGCGAAAGAAGATGTACCTTCCCCCTACGGAGCGGTCCAGATGGCGGGCAATGTTTTCGAGTGGGTGAACGATTGGTTCGATGCGTTCTACTACCGGAACGGTCCGGCGGAGAACCCGCGTGGGCTTGCGCATCCCACCTACGAGGTGGCGATGGCCCGGGTGGTGATTCATGCGGTGGCATCGGGCGGGAGCCTTTCGCTCGGGGAGGCGAAGCGCGGCGATCGGTTCGAGATACTGGGGCGCGACAAGAACGCGTTTAAAATACGCTACGGGAACACCGATGGCTGGGTGCCCCGCAAGGCGGGCTACGCCTGGACCGTGCGCGCGGCGCGGGGCTGCGGCTGGGACTACATTGAGGACAGCCTGCGCTGCTCGGCCCGCGACGGCTTCGAGCCCTGGTACAAGAACTTGAACCTGGGGTTCCGCTGCGCGATGGACGAATGATCGGGGAAGGCTGACAGATGACCAAAGGCGGGTGGGACGCTCCCACCCCCCTTTTTTTTGTGGAAAATTTTGTGGAAAATTTAGGCGCCTCTTCCGGGAAGGCGTCGGAGGAGGGGCATGACGAGCGGCACGACGAAGAGGGCAATGGAGAGCCACATCAAAACGGCGGCGATCGGGTTGTTCGTCATGTCGAAAAAGATCCCGATGCTTCCGTGGCTCATGATCATGCTCTGTCGGAAGGTCCGTTCGGTGAGGTCGCCGAGGACGAGGGCCAGCACCATCGGGGCGAGCGGGTAGTCGAGCTTTCGGAAGAAATAGCCGATCGCGCCGAAGATGAACATGAGATAGACATCGAACATGTCCTGCGTCGGAGAAAAGCCCCCAACCGCGCAGACGACCAGGATGATGGGCGCGAGAATCGTCATCGGCATCCGGAGCATCCAGATGAAAATCGGCACCGCGAACAGGGAGACAATCACCGCCATGAAATTGGCGATGTAGAGGCTTCCGGTCAGGCCCCAGACGAACTCCGGGTTTTCGACAAAGAGCCGGGGGCCGGGAACGAGACCCCAGACGTACAAGGCGCCCAGCATGACGGCCGTCGTGGGCGATCCCGGAATGCCGAGGGTGAGCATGGGGAGCATGGCGCCCGTGCTGGCGGCGTTGTTGGCGCACTCGGGGGCGGCCACGCCCTCGATGGTCCCTTTGCCGAACAGATGGGTTTCCTTGGAAAAGCGCTTGGCCAGGCTGTAGCTCATGAAGCTGGCGGGAGTCGCCCCGGCCGCCGGCAGCATCCCGACGAAAAACCCGAGGAAAGAGCCCCGAAGCAGGGTGGTCGTGTACTTGGAAAGGTCCCGGAGGGTCTGGACGATCTCTTTGATGCCGACCCGGGCCTGATAGCGCTCGCGCGTCTGGAGGCCGCCCTCAAGGGTGTAGAAGATCTCGCCGACGCCATAGAGACCGATGGCGAGAACCAGAAAATTGATGCCGTGGTAGAAGCCGGTGACGCCCCCGAAGATGAGCCGGGGGGAGCCGCTGACGATATCGGTCCCCACCGAGGACATGATCAGCCCCGTCATCGTGGCGATCAGGGTCTTGAGCGGGTTCTCGCCGCCCAGCCCCGCGAAGGTGCCGTAGGCGAGAAATACGACGGCGAACTCCTCGGGCGGGCCGAACCGGAGGGCGAATTCCGCCAGCGGCGGAGCGAAGAAGGTGAAGAGAACGATGGAGATGCTCCCGCCGATGAAGCTTGCCACCGCCGCCGTGACAAGGGCGTCGGCCGCTTTTCCTTTCTGGGCGAGGGGGTAGCCGTCGAACGTGGTGGCGACAGCGGTCGAGGCGCCCGGGATGTTCAGCGTGATGGAACTGATGGCTCCGCCGTACATGGCGCCGTAGTAGATGGCGGCCAGGAAGATGATGGCGCTCGTCGGCGGAACGGCGAACGTAATCGGAAGCAGAATCGCGACGCCGTTCACCGAGCCGAGCCCCGGCATGGCGCCGATGGCTACACCGAGAATGACGCCGATGAGGGCCATTCCGAGATTTTGCGGGGCGAGGGCGACACCGATGCCGTAGAAGAGGTTTCCCAGTATCTCCAAGAGCTTTTCCTCAGTCGAGGTAGAACAGCGATTCCAATAATCCCTTGGGCAGCGGAAGAATAAGAAATCTCTCGAAAATGACGTACACGGCGATGGGGGTGCCGATCGCCACCGAGAGGGTGATCGAAAGTTTGTGCTTTCCAACGAAATAAAGGCAATAGAAAACGAAGAGCGCGGCGGCGAGATAGATGGAGAGCAGATTGATCAGAAGGATCATGATGAGCCCGGGGAGGCCGACGCGGAGGAGCCCGAGCAACCCCTCGCGCGTGATGAAAGTGCCGCCAGATGCTTTTTCCGGAAAGGCTTTTT
This region includes:
- a CDS encoding (4Fe-4S)-binding protein is translated as MSIQSFEIIFRGIYQKALANKISRTLVLAAVKEGKKGISFGRYSDSPERNGIPAKLFGYIADSHEELEAVAAQYEPKQVDVSIALDDTLTKGVESWAWYGLQPLNAITQPGGTLIITSMQAHDDLVKHMHVKDAPYHLAIIKSEPSFAGLWVYKDDGTDARCLGAALKACPQICSMASLAEAIRENLGGDAHVEAARASFEDTRSDEVKPGEGNTETPFTFELLTWKQMRQGVVIDGVGGHNKYGDSDGGYVPGRNEKFKKWSTRSMRPVIQFDKCTKCTLCWIACPDTCFDVTPDGYYDANMDACCGCGVCEAICPVKDCITMTNEIVFEDRDSQYEMWNKNKGSYQKYVDEKLAVGKVENRHPITGLAGAFSGAGLDGGHTKETSQSWSIKDH
- a CDS encoding pyruvate ferredoxin oxidoreductase; protein product: MATATDKGEGIQLLTGSEVMAHICRMADVDVITAYPIRPYDTVMQYVARMIADGEMDAEYIPAESEHGQFEIVKHASACGARTFTGSSGVGWLYAMEPLAVTAGLRLPVVALVGCRALDDPGAFGTEHNDALLVRDLGWLINFPDTAQEAVELGLMAFRVGEDPRVFLPVAIAMDGAFLTHSQATVRVPGEAGVKEFLPPYDRGDLLLHPDNPITIAPQANEDWLMEVRRQSSEAAKNAYIVLKEVYKDYNRIFGENVNPFLDEYMTEDADVVLCGMGTLSLPVKVAIREMRKDGKKVGFVRLKWFRPFPTEELRASLSRFKAVGVIDRDYSYGSPFHGGILFNEIKAALYGLDKQPHVKGFICGLGGREVLLDDVKYITDQVYGLVEKGQTSNDVTWIGVRE
- a CDS encoding thiamine pyrophosphate-dependent enzyme, whose protein sequence is MSTIEEYDAGTQELPLMGKVNQIPKKAVEEYYTSGHRTCQGCESALIMRLMAKAAGPRTIILGSTGCMYVANTTYYSTPWVVPWMHTQLGSSGSAATGTAAALRALMRKGKMKEEPINVISFCGDGGGIDMGLSSISAALQHTQYNHLIICYDNESYANTDIQISGASPYGANTTFTPPGKKYRIMNNRWKKNMAALIAVGHTKCRYVATGDASYPADLIDKVRKGLAIPGPAFIHTLDPCPKGWDYDPFFSHKLGELAVETGLFPLWEMQDGELTYNGQTARQVYGGRKRKPVREYLETQGRFHHFIDEDYQLFQDEVDRQFNDWMVPGVIPFKVVDPTKKK
- a CDS encoding formylglycine-generating enzyme family protein, with the protein product MEEKTGPDGVPMVHVPEGPFQMGSEIGNHDEQPQREVVLSGFWIDKYCVANAQYRKFLEENSGISAPPSFSQDDFAAPQQPVVSVSWEEASAYAAWAGKRLPTEAEWEKAARGTDGRRYPWGDDAPTYSLAHYAGGEPAFPLDVDAKEDVPSPYGAVQMAGNVFEWVNDWFDAFYYRNGPAENPRGLAHPTYEVAMARVVIHAVASGGSLSLGEAKRGDRFEILGRDKNAFKIRYGNTDGWVPRKAGYAWTVRAARGCGWDYIEDSLRCSARDGFEPWYKNLNLGFRCAMDE
- a CDS encoding tripartite tricarboxylate transporter permease gives rise to the protein MEILGNLFYGIGVALAPQNLGMALIGVILGVAIGAMPGLGSVNGVAILLPITFAVPPTSAIIFLAAIYYGAMYGGAISSITLNIPGASTAVATTFDGYPLAQKGKAADALVTAAVASFIGGSISIVLFTFFAPPLAEFALRFGPPEEFAVVFLAYGTFAGLGGENPLKTLIATMTGLIMSSVGTDIVSGSPRLIFGGVTGFYHGINFLVLAIGLYGVGEIFYTLEGGLQTRERYQARVGIKEIVQTLRDLSKYTTTLLRGSFLGFFVGMLPAAGATPASFMSYSLAKRFSKETHLFGKGTIEGVAAPECANNAASTGAMLPMLTLGIPGSPTTAVMLGALYVWGLVPGPRLFVENPEFVWGLTGSLYIANFMAVIVSLFAVPIFIWMLRMPMTILAPIILVVCAVGGFSPTQDMFDVYLMFIFGAIGYFFRKLDYPLAPMVLALVLGDLTERTFRQSMIMSHGSIGIFFDMTNNPIAAVLMWLSIALFVVPLVMPLLRRLPGRGA
- a CDS encoding tripartite tricarboxylate transporter TctB family protein, giving the protein MKWADRGVAAVLFLLGLGVAWKAAELPVGILPREGPGGGFFPFWLSLGVSIAAALVFIRTFVQKAFPEKASGGTFITREGLLGLLRVGLPGLIMILLINLLSIYLAAALFVFYCLYFVGKHKLSITLSVAIGTPIAVYVIFERFLILPLPKGLLESLFYLD